The Ascochyta rabiei chromosome 15, complete sequence genome window below encodes:
- a CDS encoding CtIP- endonuclease, translating into MSAAQNLSSAFGKIEQVIQTPQRPQSSTKVKRKTSTPILIFSSAKAGSVEALVAYPFEYAKTRVQLHSLPGCRHNPFAVLSTMIKHDGLGAIYTGCSTLALGTAFKASVRICSFAYFRAQLSDRNGALTPLRGVLAGSLAGPTESVIVVTPTEQLKTLLIETARGRRTKPYRGELHACETFCRTRGLRSLYRGLFPTMLKQLSTQGVKMDAYNYLREASCRHNVPQDGTTVFLTSALAGIVTAYVTQPFDTIKTWAQSARSADTIDAYRCGRRQAGVRGLWAESTARVGRLGLSSSILYTVCENVAA; encoded by the coding sequence ATGTCCGCAGCCCAAAATTTATCGTCAGCCTTCGGCAAGATAGAACAGGTAATACAAACTCCCCAAAGACCGCAATCAAGCACCAAAGTAAAGAGAAAGACTTCAACACCTATCCTGATCTTCTCGAGCGCCAAAGCCGGCAGCGTAGAAGCCCTAGTGGCCTACCCTTTCGAATACGCCAAAACCCGTGTACAACTGCACTCACTCCCCGGATGCCGACACAACCCCTTCGCAGTACTTTCCACTATGATAAAACACGACGGTCTCGGCGCTATATACACAGGCTGCTCGACGCTGGCACTAGGCACGGCCTTCAAAGCCAGCGTCCGCATCTGTTCATTCGCCTACTTCCGCGCCCAGCTCAGCGACCGCAACGGCGCATTGACACCCCTCCGCGGCGTGCTAGCAGGCTCACTCGCCGGACCTACAGAGAGCGTAATCGTCGTGACGCCAACAGAGCAGCTAAAGACCCTCCTGATCGAGACAGCGCGGGGCCGACGAACAAAGCCTTACCGCGGAGAACTACATGCGTGCGAGACGTTCTGCCGCACCCGAGGCCTCCGCAGTCTGTATAGAGGGCTCTTCCCGACCATGCTGAAGCAGTTGAGCACCCAGGGCGTGAAAATGGACGCGTACAACTACCTCCGCGAGGCCTCGTGTCGCCACAACGTGCCGCAGGATGGCACTACGGTGTTCCTCACCAGCGCGCTGGCGGGGATCGTGACCGCGTACGTGACGCAACCCTTCGACACGATCAAAACGTGGGCGCAGAGCGCGCGCAGCGCCGACACGATCGATGCGTATCGGTGCGGCAGGCGGCAGGCGGGTGTCCGGGGTTTGTGGGCGGAGAGTACGGCGCGCGTGGGCCGGCTGGGGTTGAGCAGTAGTATTCTGTATACGGTGTGTGAGAATGTGGCTGCCTAG